CCTGGAGGTCCGCCTGCTTCTGCTTGTCGGACGTCGCCTGCCTGTGATGGGCCGCGTTGGCGAGCTTCGCCACGTTGGGCAGGTTGTTGGTGTCGTACGCCCTCTTGTAGAAGGGATTCTTGTTGATCAACTCCAGTGCGGCGTTCTGCACCGCCAGCTGTCGCGCTTTGCCTAGTGGCGTCTTGGCGAGTTCCTCGTAGCGCTGGTAGGCCGGATTCTGGAGGGGCTGTCGCTGCCTCTGGGAGGGCTGCGGCGGGCCCTGCTGGTACCCCTGGAAAAGCTGCTGGTACCCCTGGGAGAACTGCTGGGGCTGCGGCGGCCCCTGCTGGTATCCCGGAGGGCCCTGCCGGTACCCCTGGGAGAACTGCTGGGGCTGCGGCGGGCCCTGCTGGTACCCCGGAAGGAATGGCTGGTCCTGCTGGTGCTGCTGGTACGGCGGAGGGGGCTGCTCGAACCGCTGGTAGGGCTCCTCGCCAGTCACCAGAGACCTGACGCCCTCCCGCATGTCGCCCCGCGCGTTCCGCAACGACTGCCGTATGGAGCGGATCATTGAGGCTATTCGCCCCGTTCCGGCGCCACGGGACCGGCTCTGTTCCTCTTCCTGGTTCTCCTGTTCGGCATGCGCCATGTCGCCGGCCACCATTTGCTGGGCCAGCATCCGGTCGCCTGAGATCTGCGAGGCGTTGCTCTCCTCGGAGCGCATCTGCCGGGCCAAGGTGTCATCGGCGCGAATCTGCCCGTTGCGACTCTGCGCGGCGATACGCATGTCGTGTTGGAGCATTTCCTGCGCGAGCCGCTTGGCGTCGAAGGCGGGCTGCTGATCGGCCGGCGGTGGCATAGGAACCGTCCTCCTTGTCGTAGCGACCGATGCTTCTGTAGAACACGGGCCGTCGGGGACACCGGTTCACTCGCGTGCCGAAAAAAGTCAGAGTGAGCCGTGCGTGGCATCCATACGCCATGGTTCGAGGTACGACGCCGGCCCTGAGCCGCTGCGGGCTCAGGACTGACGCCGTCTCAGAGCTGACGCCGGCTCAAGGCCGGTGCCCGTTCACACTTTCCGGAAGCGCCACTGGTGGTCGCCCTTGTCGCTACAGCCGAAAATCGTGAGGCGGGCGTGGGGATCCTGTCCCCGGTCGGCCACATCGAGGCACAGGTTGCCGCTCTGCTCGTTGCGAATGAAGTACGTCCCGTTGGACCGCCTGTCGAACCACCACAGCTGGTTGTCCCCGATGGAACCGCAGTGGGCCTCGTTCACCGGTGTGGTGTTCGGGGCGGGGCCGCGGCCGGGAAGGTCCAGGCACAGGTTGTCCTTGACATTGCGGATCAGATAGAGGTTGGCGCCGTCGGGCCCCGTACCTTTTCCACGGAGGTCCAGGCTCCACCGCTGGTTGTCGCTGCTGGACGTGTTGCAAGGGCCTTGCTGGACCTGGCCCAGCGGCCTGCCCTCGTTGATGCCGGGGATGTCCAGGCACTTGCGGGTATACCGGTTCAAGACCGTGATGGTCCCGGAGGGGATGGTGGCCTTGTCCACGGCTGCCTTGGGCTTGTTTCCCGGCCTGTCACCGTCGCCGCTCGGGGGTTTCGTCGGGTCCGACTCGTCGGAACCCTCGTCTCCGGAATCCTCGCTTCCTGAGTCGCGAGACTCCGAACCACCAGCGGACTTCGACTTCTTCTTGTCCTTCTTGGACGGTTCGGGCTCGGACTTGGGGGTCCCGGAAGGAGACCCGGTGGGGAATCCCGGCGAGGACGGGCGCACTGTGCCCGACGGGCCGCCGTGCTTCTTGTTCTTCGGACCGTCTTCGGTCTTCTGAGTCGCCCCGCTCGCCGTCTCGTCACCGCCCGAACCGGCTATCGCCAGTGGAGTCGTGACGAGCGCAGCCACCGCCACGGCCGTCGCGGCGACGACCCACGGCTTCTTGAGCAGACTGCTCGCCTCGAACTCCTCGTCCGACCCGCGCGTTCCCCCCTTCCCTTTCCCACCGACGCCGCCGGCAGAGATCCGGGGAATCGACGGCCTCGGAATCGACGGCCTCGGAATCGACGGCCTCGGAATCGAGGGCCTCGGAATCGACGGCGCGGGGATCCCCCGTTTGGGCGGCTCCTCGGACGCCGACGCGTTCAGGTGTCCCGGTGCGCCGGGCGTCTTCTCCTCCCCGGCCGCCTTGACGTCTCCGGCCGACGGGCCGGCCACGGCCTCGGCCGTGCCGGTCCCGGCCGCCGTGCCGGCCGCCGCTGCCGGGCCGTCCCCGGAGGACGAGCCGTCGCCTCCGGCCGGGGACCCGGCGCCCTCCTCCAGGACCCGGCTGGAGCCGTCCGGGGCGACCTCGATGTGCACGGCATAGCCCGTCGAGGGGTTGGCGATGGCCGCCGTGACGGTGGCCTCGCGGACGTGCGCATACCCCTGGAGCGTGTCGAGTATCGCGCTGTCGAGCGGCTGGTCTCCCAGTACCGGGATCGGCTCACCGTCGATGGTGGCGGCACCGTCACCGGTGATGACCACCTTGAAGGGGGCAGGCTGCCCCGGTGGCGCCCCCGACAACTGCATTTCTCCGTCCTCGCTCATATGAACCCACTTCCTGACGTTCGCTTGCAAGGAACTCACAAGTCGAAACGGCCACTTGGGCGGATCGGTTCAGACCCGGCCCGAGTGCCCGGCATCCACCGCGCACGCTGAGGTCCGGGCCCGGCCGCCAATCGGGTGGTGGGTGGTGGCCGGGCCCGGTTTCTCGAAGGCCGCCGTGGGGGGGGAACGACCTCGTGTCCCTCTCTACGGCGCGAGCGGCGGGACGGTTCAGTCCACCGCTGCCGCACCTCGCGCGACCTGGCTCACTTGTTCCACCTCTTGTTGGTGTTGTTGACCGCCAACTCCCCCGGTGTCAGGTCCACATGGAGCGGGATCCCGGGGCGGCTGCCGACCTTGATGAGGAAGTTGCCGAGGCCCGGCGGGTCGGCCTGGCGGCTGCGGGCGCTGTCCCACGCCGGGGGCGTCGACCAGTCCACGAGCAGCCGCTTCTCGACCTCCGTCAGCTCCACCACCTGGGAGAGTTGGGGCATCTCGGCCGGCGGCAGGCCCGCGCAGACCACCATGCCCGAGCGTTCCACGAAGCCCTTGGCCTTGATGCGGTCCTCCTCCGTGGGCAGGGCGAGCAGGTCACCGATGGTGTGGGTGACCATGGCCAGGCCCACGCCGCGCTGGCGGTCCAGGCGGGTGAGGGCGTTGACGCGGTCGACCAGGCCCCGGCCGGCTTGCAGCACCCGCCACAGCTCGTCCATGACCAGGAAGTAGTTGCGCTGCGGCTCCAGCCCGGCATCCGCGAGGGCGTGCGCGGCGGAGACCGCGCCGAAGCCGTAGGACCAGCAGGACAGCAGCGCGGCGGCCTGGAGCACGGTCTCGCTGTCGTCGATGTTGCTGATGTCGAAGCACACCGGCCGGTCGAGCTTCATCGGCTCCGTCGTCGGGCGGGCGAAGGAGTCGCCCAGCAGGCCGTCCCCCAGCAGCGCCGTGAGTGAGGCTTCCAGGTTCTCGGTGATGTCCCAGTACCGCGAGATGTCGCCGCGGTCGAGGGCGACGGAGCGCAGCGTCTCCGGGGCGTCCTTGATGACCTGCACCAGGTCCGCGAGCACCGGCGTCTTGTCGGGGCCGTGCCGGTCGTCGAGGATGTCGAGCGCCGCGGCCAGGAGCGTCTCCTCGCGGTCGGTCGGCGGCTCGCCGCGCAGAATGGTCACCAGTGCCGAGACCATGTGGAGGCGGCGGCTGTTGGTGCCGGCGATGAGTTGACGGCGCGCGGAGCCGGTGAGGCGGGCAGCCGCCGCGGTGGACTCGCCGGGGTCGAGGACGTTGAGGTGCCCGCGCCCCCGGCCCAGGCTGATGACCTGCCCGCCGATCTCCCTGATCAGGTCGACGTAGTCGGGCTTGAGGTCGCCGAAGATGAGCGGGTGGACGCCGTAGCCGGACAGGCCGAGCGCCATCCGCCGCACCACGGTGGACTTGCCGAGCCCGGGGCGGCCGAGCACGAACATCGAGGGGTTGGCGAGCAGGCCCGTGCGCATGAACCAGCTCACCGGGTCGCAGCACACCGTGGCCCCGGAGTCCAGGTCGCGGCCGAGCGGCACTCCGACCATGGGGGTTCCGGCACCGGCGCCGAACGGCCACAGGCCGCAGACCTGTACGGAGGTGCCACGCCATTCGGGAGCGGGGTCGACGTAGCCGACCGTGCCGCCGCCCCGGCCGGGCCAGCCCCGCGCCGTGGGCTGCGGTCGGCGGGCGGGATCGGGCTGGCCCGCGCGGGCCTTGTCGGGCTTGCGTGCCCGGGTCTTCTCTGCCTTGCGTGCCATCGGGTCCTCCAGAGCTACATCGCGTCGCGAACGGTCTGCGGCAGGGCGGTGTGCAGCGGCAGCACCAGGCCCAGTGGAAGTGCCGCGGCGAACGCGGCGGCCTGCGAGCCGTAGACGGGCCGCACCGCGATACGCGCCGCGGGCGCCAGGTTGTCCACCGCGGCGCCCGCCCGGGGCAGGTCCTCGGCCGAGTCGACGGTGGCGGTGATCAGCATTCCGAACTGGATCAGCCCGTGTCCCTGGGCCTGTTCCTCGGCCGCCTTCCTCGCCGCCACCACCTCCGCGTCGTCGCTCGCGCGTCCGATCGGCGACTGCTGGGCGGTGAACAGGGCGTTCTTGTAGTCCTGTTGGACAACGCGGGCGCTCTCGGCCCGGCTGTGCGGGCGGTACAGCAGGGTGACCCGCTTGCGGGCGATGTCGCGGTTGGGCTGCACCAGACCGGTCAGTACGTTGGAGAGCACCTCGCCCTGGGGGGCCTGGGTCATGGCCCAGGTGACGCTGTAGACCCCGTCGTGCCGGTAGTGGTCCCACGCCTCCTCGGCCGCTGTGGGGCCCGCCTCGTCCCAGGTCAGCCCGCTGCCGCCGGCGGCGCGCGCCTCCTCCACCAGCTGCGCGACGGTCGGGTCGTAGGCGACCCGCACCGCCTCCGCGAGCTCGGTCGTCGTCATCGGGACGGCCGTTCCGGCGCCGGTCATGGACAGCCCGGCGGTCAGCCCCGGCAGGCGGGTGCCGATGTGGACCGCCATGTCCTCGAAGTTGCGCCGCGGGGCGCCGGCGCGGGCCGCGCCGGAGTACGTCAACGCGATCCGGGTGCTGATCTGTGCCGAGCCGCTGGGGTAGGCGGCGAGCACGTCCCGGAGCATCTCCCGCGCCAGATCCGGGGCGTCATCGACGGAGTTGTGGTGAATCTCCTGGTGGAGCCGGACGCCGGAGTCGGGGGCCGTCTCCACGGTGACGCCGACGGCGACGAGTCCCGGTTCCGTGCCCAGCGCCGACAGCCACTGGCCCCAGTGGGCCACCCAGGTGTCGACCTGCCGCTCGTCGACCAGGGCCGCACCGTCCGCGTCGCAGGACAGGACGACGGTGTGGTGGTTGGTCGCCGGAATGCTGATCACGGCGAAGGGGCGGCCGTAGCCGTCCTGCGCCTCGTTCAGGGAGGATTGCGCGGCCAGACCGGGCAGCCGGCAGGTGCCGTCCCCGGCCCGGCCCACCGGGCCCGAGCGGTACAGGTTGCCGCCGGAGGAAACGGTGCGCCGCCAGGCCAGCCGGACCGCGACGCGCTGCATCAGCGTACGGCCGTGCCGGTCGCGTACGGCCAGCGGAGCCATGGCCGCCGCCAGTACGACGGCCAGCACCACCGCGGCCCAGATGGAGAACAGCGTGGTGAGGACGACGGCGATCAGACCGCCGAACACCAGCAAGGTCGCCCCCAGGGACAAGCCCCGCAGTCCGGAGGTGCGCGGCTTGCGGAAGTTGCCGTAGGTGCGCGGGGTGTGTACTTCAATCGCTGCCACGGGATTCCCTCTGCTGGTCATCGTTGTATCGGTGAGTCGTTGGCGTGGAGGAGATCAGCTCCTCATCAGGGGGGCCTTCGGATTCCGGCTGCTCCTCGGAGCGGTCCCGCACGGCCACCGGAGGCGCTTGCCGGGCGCGCTCGTTGACGGTGGCCGCTGTGTACTCGCCGCCCGTGGCCGTGGTCGGCCCCCCGGAACCGGGCGCGGACCGGCCCCCTCTGCCCGCGGTGCTGTGCGCACCGGTGGCGTCGGTCCGTCCTCCGACCACGGTGGCCCCGGAGACCGATCGGCCGGCGGCGAGACCGCGCAGATGCGGAACGGTCTGCGCGCCGGTGGCCACGGTCTGGCCGCCGCTGCCGGCACCGGACTTGGCGCCGCGCCCCATCCCCGAGAGCGTCGTCTGCGCGACGGGGGCCGCGAGCCGTAGCAGCGCGGGCAGGGTGAAGCAGGCCAGCACCAGCAGGACGACACCGGAGACCATGGAGATGATCTCGTTGCCCTCTCCGCCTTGTTCCTGGCCGCCGGTCATCGAGAAGGCTGCCGCGTACACGATCGCGGCGGTCGGCTTGTAGAGCACGAAGGCCAGCAGCCAGCCCACGGACTTGCGGAACCAGGCCCGGCCGGCCGGGGTGGCGCTCGCCGCGGCGGACAGCGGGAGCGTGCCGGCGAGGATCACCAGCATGGCCACCCGGACGATCATGAGGGCGATCTGGGCCAGGCTGGCGCAGATCACCAGCAGAGACATGATCAGGACCAGGAACGAGGAATCCGCGTCCCCGAGGGAGAGCATGGCCGAGACGCGGTTGTCGAACTCGGTCACACACTGCTGGACCGGCTGGCCGTCCGGGCTGATCTGCTTGCAGCCCATGGACCTGTCGATGATCCAGACGCTGAACTTGTCCCCCGCCACGGTCAGCAGATTGACGGCGGCCACCCCGGCCGAGGAGACGACGATCAGGTTCAGCAGGCCTTGCAGGGCCTGCCTGCCGGGTTCGCTGCGGCGCTGCCAGGCGATGTGCCCGGCCGCGATGAGCAGGCACAGCACGGCGGTGAACGAGGTGAACCACAAGGTGGAGCCGTGCAGGAACGCCGCAGGCCCGGTGTCGTAGCTGAGGTCGGGGGACTTGATGTCCGTCCACGCGCTGCCGAGCGCCTTGACGGTGGAGCCCGCCGCCTTGGCGGCGCTGTCCACGATGTTGTCGAACGCGCTGTCGCCGAGGTCCTTCGGGCCCGTGCCCTCCCCCTCGCCCACGCAGTAGCCGCCCACGGTGGGGCGCACAAAGCCGAAGTCGCAGCCCGCCATCACACACCACCCCAGCTGACGTATCCGGCGAGGGAGTCGACCGCGGTGGGCGCCGTCGGGTCGGCCGGGTACTCCAGCCGCCAGTCCCCGTCCTTCCACAGCACCGTCGTCGTCGCGGCCTGCATCCGGCCGTCCGGGAACCGCCACACTGTCTGGATCACCGCCGTGCTGCTGGTGTACGTGACGAACTTGAAGCCGGCGATCTGCCCCTGTCCCGCGCCGTCCTGGGACTTGGGGTCCGCCGTGCTCTCCGACTTGGTCCGTGCGGCGATGTAGGACTTCCGGCCCGCGCCGACGGTCTGAGCACGCGTCACCTTCAGCCAGTCGTCGGCGGCCAGGTACCGCACGCTGATCTGGCTGGTCGCCAGCAGGGCGCCGACGGGGGTGTGCGCGTAACAGCGCGCGACGTCCTCGTCCATCACGGCCGGGCCCGCGGCCTTCGACGCGGGAAGGGCGACGGTGTGGAACAGCTTCCAGCCCACGCCCTTGGGCGCCGCGGTGGGCACGTCCCTTTGCCGGTCCGCCAGTCGGGGACATGACGCGCCGCCGCCGTCCGTGGACACCGACGGCGGCGATTCCGTGGCGCCATCGCCCGGCTGCGGTGTCCCCGTCTCCGACGCCGAGGCGGCGGTGGAGCCGTCACCCCGGCCGGAGGAGTCGGAGGTGAAGAGGACCACCGACCCGATGACGACTACGAAGCCGATGAACGCGGCTGCGAGGACGAAGCCGCTCCGCAGCCACGGGCTGCGCGGCTCGTCGGTGCCTGCGCGGTCCGCGGGCTCTGCCATGTCCCTCCCCATCCCTGAGATCCGCATGTGCTCTCCCAGCTAATTACTGACGCGCCGTCAGACCAGCGCGCCGACGACGCCGGAGGCGGAGCCGACGAGCACGCATGCCCCCAGCACCAGGCCCAGCCCCTTGACGTGCTCGCGACCGCCGCCCTTCGAGTGGTCGACGGCCATGCGCGCGGCGACGCCGAAGATGCCCGCGACACACAGCGCGGTGACGGTCCAGGCCACCCACTTGAGCACCGTCACCAGGCCGTCGGCTCCGGGCGGCGCCGCGCCGCCGCCGACGTCCGGAGGGCCGGAGGGGGCCGCGAGGTAGGTGAGGTGATGCGAGGCGTCCGAGACGGCCGCCAACAGACTGGACATGCGGTTTTCCCCTTACGCGGGTCGGATGAGTCGGGTCAGGTCGCGCGCCAGTGACGCGCATTCCTTGGGCGGATCCGCCGTGGGCGGATCTCCGAGCCGCCACGGCTCCACCCACGGGATCTCCCACAGCCGGGGCACGGCGCCGGACACGAGGTTCACCAGGTCCCGCAGGACCCGGGGGCGGCGCCCGGGAGCGTCGGCGACGACGACCAGCCCGAGCAGTTCGACGCCGGTGACCATCTGCGAGGCCCACTGCCCCGCGGCGTTCTGCACGGCCTTGAGGCCGCTCGCGCTCGAGCGCGCGACGAGCACCACCGGCTGCGGAACATCGGACGCGGGCCAGGCGCGGCCCGCGTCCCGGCCGCCGGGCACCGCCTGCTCCAGCGTGGTGACCCCGGCGCCGCCGTGGACGCCCAGCCACCACCACCCGGTACCCGCGGCCGGCTGCGGCGCGGCGACGGGCAACACGTTCGCGGGCCGCGGCACCCCGGCCTGGGGTGCCGCTGGACCGGTCAGCGCCTTCAACACGTCCTGAACCGATCGCTGCGGCTCCCCGTTGTTGCCCTCCGAAGGGCGGGTCGGCGACAGCCAGGGGTTGGGAGCCGGCGCATCCCCGGCCATGGCATCTCCCTTCGACTCGAGCTCAGCGCCACGAATCACTACATAAATTGACAAAAATTTCCAAGCACAGGTTTCGACTACGAGCCCTCTTACGGACTCTCGATCGAACTGGTTCAAGGGGGGTTGCAGATGACCACGGCCACGGTGAGATGGGCGGGGGGTGTCATCGCTGTACTACTCGCCCTGCTGGTCGGCCTGACCGTGGTGGCGGCGGCCGACGAGGAGGAAACCGGCACTCCCGTGGGGCTCGTCAACGGGGCGCTCGACATCAAGAGCATTCCGCCGGAGTACGCGGAGTGGGTCGAGCGCGCCGGCAAGGAGTGCAAAGAGGTCAGCGCGCCGCTGGTCGCCGCGCAGATCGCGGCCGAGTCCGGCTGGAATCCCAAGGCGGAGAGTCCCGTCGGGGCCCAGGGGCTGAGCCAGTTCATGCCCGGCACGTGGAAGACGTGGGGGGTGGACGCGGCGGGCAAGGACGGCAGTGCCGAACCTGACGGCACAGCCGACCCGTTCACCCCGGGCGACGCCATCATGACCCAGGCCCGCTACGACTGCTGGCTCGCGGGCAAGGTCAAGGAGATGGGGTTGAAGGACGACCCCACGCGGCTGCTGCTCGCCGCCTACAACGCGGGTCCCGGCGCGATCGAGCAATTCGGCGGCGTGCCCCTGTACCCGGAGACGCAGAGCTACGTCACGAAGATCATCGCTTCGATGGCCGAGTACTCCGGCGGCGGCGCGGGCGGCAAGATCGAGAAGGGCGGACCGTTCGGCGACCGGGTGGTGGCCTACGCCAAGAAGTGGCTCGGCACCCCCTACGCGTGGGGCGGCGGTGGTCCGGAAGGTCCCGGGCGGGGCTTCGCGCAGGGCGCGAACACGGTCGGCTTCGACTGCTCCAGCCTGGTCCAGTACGCGGTCTACCGCGCGAGCGACGGCAAGACGATGCCGCCCCGCACCTCCCAGGTCCAGGTCACGGCGGGCAAGCCGGTATCCCGTGACGAGATGCAGCCGGGCGACGTGATCGGATTCGCCCTGCACGGCAGCTACGACCACATCGGCATCTACCTCGGAAACGGGCAGTTCATCCACGCGCCGAAGACCGGCGACGTGGTCAAGATCAGCCAACTCGACGACAGCTACTACGCCAGCAAGCCCCAGAAGGTGAGGCGGTTCGGATGACTGCTCATGGTTCGCGCGCCACGACCGTGAGGACGTTCGCACTCGCGCTCACACTCACACTCGCCGTAGCCGGCTGCGGTGGCGGCGGGGACGACGGCGACGGCGGTGGCAAGGCGCGCGCGGACGCGTCCGCCTCGTCCGGGACTTCCTCCCCCGCCCCCGAAACCGGCACCGGAAAGCCCTCGTCCCCGCCCGCTCCCAGCACAACCGCCCCCTCGCCCAGCAGTTCCGGGGGCACCCCCAAGGGGGGCATCCCAAAGCCCGGTGACGTCGACCAGGGCGACGCCGACGCGGTCGGCGAGGGGACGCTCAAGGCGATGTGGACGTCCGACACCACCATCGACAGCGGCCCGCAGGACGCCACTGTGCGCACAGCGGACGCGGGGTGGCTGAGTGAGAAGTACGAGAAGCAACTGCGCGGGCACCGCTCCCGTTCGGCTCCCGGCGCCCAGTGGGAGAAGTGGACACACCACCGTGCCTACACCAAGGTCGAGGTGGCGAAGACCGAGGACGCGGCAAGGCCGGACGACACCGACACCGAGGCCTGGCGGCAGTGGACCGTCACCACCACCCCGCACGGCCGGGATGGCTGGAAGCCCAAGCCCACCACTGTCGCGGCGTACGTGCAGCTCGTCCGGTCGGCTCCCGACGCGGATTGGCGGGTCGCCGGCGTTACTGTGCAATAGCCAGGCGAGTCTCACCCGAAGGGAGTTCCATGCCCACCACGTACGAACCCTCTGAGGTACCCGCCTGGCCGGTGTACTCCTTCGACGTCCAGCACAGCGGCCGGGTGGCCGTCTCCGGCCCGCTCCTTCCCGCGTCCGAGCACCCCACCCGCGCCTCGGCCATCGAGGACGTCGTCGCCGCGGCCGTCAGGCTGGGCCGGCCGGTGCGGGCCGCGGCCACCGAGCCGGACGGCACCGTGTGGCAGCTGGTCATCTCGCCCGACGGGTCGGTGGGCGAGATGTCCGGCGGCCCGCAGCGCGGCAAGTCACAGCGCGGCAAGTCACCGAAGAAGCGCAACGCCCATACGCCCAGCCGCGCTCCCGCACCCGGCCGCCCCCAAGTCCCCGGCCGCACACAGGACATGGGAGCCGCCCAGAGTCCGGGCGCGGCCGTCCAGCACCCGGGCGCCGCCGTCCAGAACACCGGCGGCGCTGTCCAGCACCCGGCCGCACAGCCGGCACCCACGCCCGACCCGGCGCCGGAACCGGCCCCGGCCGCCGCACCGGCACCGGCACCCGCACCCGCACCCGCACCCGCACCCGCACCCGACCCAGTCCTGGCAGCCCCTCCCGAACCAGCCCCGGCGCCCGCTCCCGAACCAGCCCTGGCCGCTGCTCCCGTACCCACGCCCGCACCCGACCCGGCCCCGGCCGCCGCCCCCGTACCCACGCCAGCACCCGAACCCACTCCCCACCCGGCCCTGGCCGCCGTTCTCTCCCCCGCACCCGCTCCCGCTCCCGACCCTGCCCCTGCCCCTGCCCCTGCCCCTGCCCCTCAGCAGAGCTTGCCGGAGGCTCCCAGCTCCCTCGCCGAGGCTGTGTCCCGCCTCGACACACACGCCGCGGCGGGCCGTATGGACCAGGCCGTCGCCCTCGCCGTAAAGCTGGATGAGCAAGCCGCCGGCGCGCTGGGCCTGTCCCACCCCGACGCCCTGCGCGTCCGCGAGGCGCGGGCACGCATCGCCGGACTGGCCGGAGACCCCGTCGGCGGAGTGCGGCTGTACCGCGATGTCGCCGAGCGCTGGCACTATCAGGGGGCCTCCGAAGAGGCCGAGTCGGTAGCGGGCCGCGCCCACGCGCTGTGGCTTGAGATCTCCGACCTGGAGACGGCGGTGTCCGCCGGGGTCGCCATGGTGCGGATGCGCAACCAGATACCGGGCGAGGGCGGCAGCGCGTTCGCCGCCGTCCTGGATTACCAGACCCAGCTCGAAGCAGCCCGGGACGCCGCCGGCCGTGCCCACCCATCCCCTCAGCAGCACCTCACACCGATGTAGGGAGAACGGGGTGACCCGAAAGCGCCCGCTCGAGCGTGCCGTGCGGCCGGCAGCTCAGCGGGCCTTCTTGGTGACCACGAACCGGTCGATGACCAGGTAGTCGATCTCGGTGGCGAGGAAGCACTCCAACGCGTCCCGCGGCGAGCACACGATGGGCTCACCGGCCACGTTGAAGGAGGTGTTGAGGAGGCAGGGCACGTCGGTCCGCGCCGTGAAGGTCCGCAACAGCTCGGTGAGCGCGGGGTTCTGCCGCTCGTCGACTGTCTGGACCCGCGCCGTACCGTCCACGTGGCAGGCTCCGGGAATCCGCTCCCGGTACTCCTCCCGCACCGGGAAGACGAACGTCATGTAGGCGGACGAGGTCTTCTTGCCCAGTTCGAAGACGCGTGGAGCCTCGGATTCGAGGACGACGGGCGCGAACGGGCGGAAGGGCTCCCGGTGTTTCACCCGCAGGTTGATGACATCCTTGATGTCGGGGAAGGCCGGGTTGGCGAGGATGCTACGGCTCCCCAGGGCGCGCGGCCCGAACTCGGCGCGGCCCTGGAACCAGCCCACGACGTTCTTCCCCGCCAGCAGCTCCGCCGTTGTCGCGGCGACCGAGGTGGCGTCGGGCTCTTCCCGCCACTCGACGCGATCGGCGTGCTCCGCCAGCGCGTCCAGGATGTGCGTCTCGTCGTACGCGGGCCCCAGGTAGGGGGTGGTGACCGCGGCGGTGGGCCGGTTCCTGAGACCGGCGGTGTACACGGCCGCGCCGATGGCGACGCCCGGGTCGCTGGCCCCGAAGCTGACCTCCATGCCGGTGAACGACGACCTCTCCAACATCTTCGTGTTGGCCACGCAGTTGAGTGCCAGACCGCCCTCGAAGAGGAGGGTGTCCAGGCTGGAGGCCGCGGTCAGCGTCCGCAGCTGATGGGCGGTGACGGCCTCGGCCATGTGCTGTGCGAATCCCGCGACCTTGACCCGGAAGTCGAACTCCTCACGCTTCTCGCCGTCGCCGCCGAACAGGTCGTCGAACAGGGCGTAGTAGGCCCCGATGTCCCGGGGGACGGAGATCGTGTACGAGCCGTTCTCGTGCAGCCGCACGACGCGTTCGAGCAAGGGGTTGTGCCGCGGCGTCGGGCCGTACGCGGCCAGTCCCATGACCTTGTACTCGTCGTTGTTGGGAACGAACCCCAGGTAGCGGGTGATCCTCCCGTAGGCCACGCCGAGCGAGCTGGTCATGTCGACGGTGCTCTCGTCGAAGAGGCGGACCACGCCGTTGCGCAGCTCGCCCATGACGGAGGACAGGGTCTCCGCCCGGCCGTCGCTCACCAGGAAGGCGGCGTCGCCCCCGCCGGCCAGGTAGGCGCCGCACATGAGGTGGGCAAGGTGATGGGG
This sequence is a window from Streptomyces sp. NBC_01775. Protein-coding genes within it:
- a CDS encoding carbamoyltransferase family protein; this translates as MIVLGYNGFTRGAELFGRLYGATGVGRNLLVGHDAAAALSIDGEVVAAVEEERLSRIKKTSDFPANAIKWCLDFAGVGLDQVDVFAFPWRFSPTVAEEMISQICQADMPVTAKFEALRSTGELYTDMLSRDAVHGDFVQRTGYELDPNKLALVPHHLAHLMCGAYLAGGGDAAFLVSDGRAETLSSVMGELRNGVVRLFDESTVDMTSSLGVAYGRITRYLGFVPNNDEYKVMGLAAYGPTPRHNPLLERVVRLHENGSYTISVPRDIGAYYALFDDLFGGDGEKREEFDFRVKVAGFAQHMAEAVTAHQLRTLTAASSLDTLLFEGGLALNCVANTKMLERSSFTGMEVSFGASDPGVAIGAAVYTAGLRNRPTAAVTTPYLGPAYDETHILDALAEHADRVEWREEPDATSVAATTAELLAGKNVVGWFQGRAEFGPRALGSRSILANPAFPDIKDVINLRVKHREPFRPFAPVVLESEAPRVFELGKKTSSAYMTFVFPVREEYRERIPGACHVDGTARVQTVDERQNPALTELLRTFTARTDVPCLLNTSFNVAGEPIVCSPRDALECFLATEIDYLVIDRFVVTKKAR